A stretch of the Simiduia curdlanivorans genome encodes the following:
- a CDS encoding TIGR03862 family flavoprotein, whose product MTRQNISVLCPDAVVIGGGPAGLMAAERLLAAGVSVALYDAMPSVGRKFLLAGVGGMNITKAEASDRFNSHYYEAQNALGPMLQAFDANALRDWVHQLGIDTFVGSSGKVFPTEMKAAPLLRAWLQRLKQAGLQLFTRHQWLGWQGANLVFDSPKGRTSVKPKVVVLALGGASWSRLGSTGVWQPWLAEQQVGIEPLKPANCGFTRPWTEQFTAAGCPIKAVAGWVKDTDSRSPIRGELLLTQDGIEGSLVYRFSAQLREQLLRSGKATLYLDLLPDRSLQDVLAVFKQAPKGKTLSRLLSSKLGFSAAKRQLLFECVEKSQWAKPLLMAAHIKRLAVELEAMRPMDEAISCAGGVRFSALDKNLMLTAMPGVFCAGEMLDWEAPTGGYLLTACFATGRWAGDGAARYIEH is encoded by the coding sequence TTGACCCGTCAGAATATATCTGTTTTGTGCCCTGATGCGGTGGTCATCGGCGGTGGCCCTGCTGGATTAATGGCTGCAGAGCGATTGTTGGCCGCTGGTGTTTCTGTTGCCCTTTATGACGCCATGCCATCGGTAGGGCGGAAATTCCTGCTGGCCGGAGTAGGGGGTATGAATATTACCAAGGCGGAAGCCTCGGATCGTTTTAACAGCCATTATTACGAGGCCCAGAACGCGCTCGGGCCCATGTTGCAAGCCTTTGACGCTAATGCGTTGCGCGATTGGGTACACCAGTTGGGCATAGATACCTTCGTTGGCAGCTCCGGCAAGGTGTTTCCCACTGAAATGAAAGCGGCTCCATTGCTGCGGGCTTGGTTGCAGCGCTTAAAGCAGGCTGGGTTACAGCTTTTTACCCGCCATCAGTGGCTTGGTTGGCAGGGCGCTAACCTGGTATTCGATAGCCCAAAAGGCCGCACCAGCGTCAAGCCCAAGGTTGTTGTATTAGCCTTGGGAGGCGCAAGCTGGTCGCGCCTGGGGTCTACCGGCGTTTGGCAACCCTGGTTAGCAGAACAACAGGTGGGTATTGAGCCGCTTAAGCCGGCAAATTGTGGCTTTACTCGGCCTTGGACGGAACAATTTACCGCGGCAGGCTGTCCCATAAAGGCGGTTGCCGGTTGGGTAAAGGATACAGACTCGCGCAGTCCAATTCGCGGTGAACTATTACTGACCCAGGACGGTATTGAGGGGAGTTTGGTTTATCGGTTCTCGGCCCAGCTGCGCGAACAGCTGTTGCGGTCAGGCAAGGCGACACTGTATCTGGATTTATTACCCGATAGGTCGCTGCAAGACGTTCTCGCGGTTTTTAAGCAGGCGCCCAAAGGTAAAACCTTATCGAGGTTACTTTCGAGCAAACTCGGTTTTAGCGCCGCGAAAAGGCAATTGCTGTTCGAGTGTGTAGAGAAAAGCCAATGGGCCAAGCCACTGTTAATGGCCGCTCATATTAAGCGCTTAGCTGTGGAATTAGAGGCGATGCGGCCAATGGACGAAGCCATCAGTTGCGCTGGTGGCGTTAGATTCAGCGCGCTAGATAAAAATCTTATGTTGACCGCCATGCCCGGTGTGTTTTGCGCCGGTGAAATGCTGGATTGGGAGGCGCCAACAGGTGGTTATTTGTTAACCGCTTGTTTTGCGACTGGGCGCTGGGCCGGTGATGGCGCCGCTCGATATATAGAGCATTAA
- a CDS encoding DUF885 domain-containing protein, whose product MAFSFLLAGCSKAPSEKAEIDTNVAFDQYKNAFLESFWQVSPEYALYNGRYEFASHLRINDAAARAADAEFISQHMALLAKFSVDELNGTNKGDWAIIDNELRSWQWRLSTFKDYQWNPSHYNVAGPIGLILNTEYAPIEERLAAINERLIKVPAYYQAAEANIVSPALPQTLLAIDQNRGAIGLLEGGLQEAIESAAISEKTKQDLVMHTQQAVAAIEHYVEFLEQMVPALEAGGAKDFRIGEALYEQKFSFDIVSEFSAKQVYEMALAEKAKIHVEMATLAEQLWPRYFPEQPMPEDSLILIGRVIEQVSLEHAKPSEFVAAVQTQIPALDAFVVEHDLMDTDRNKPLVVRETPAYQRGFSIASIEAPGPYDSAANTYYNVSPVDDLSPEMQESHLREYNSYTMQILNIHEAVPGHYTQLVHANKSPSLIKAIFGNGAMIEGWAVYTERMMLEQGYGEGQPELWLMYYKWNLRTVVNTILDYSIQVLGMDEQAALALLMNEAFQEEAEARGKWRRASLSQVQLTSYFTGYKEIYAFREEQKQRLGEDFNLKAFHNEFLGYGSAPVKVIKDNMRAH is encoded by the coding sequence TTGGCTTTTTCATTCCTGTTGGCTGGTTGCTCTAAAGCACCTTCAGAAAAAGCAGAAATTGATACAAATGTGGCTTTTGATCAATATAAAAATGCCTTTTTGGAAAGCTTTTGGCAAGTATCGCCAGAATATGCCTTATACAATGGTCGCTATGAATTTGCGTCGCACTTACGTATTAATGATGCCGCCGCACGTGCCGCCGACGCAGAATTTATAAGTCAACACATGGCGTTGTTGGCTAAGTTTTCGGTCGATGAGCTAAATGGCACCAATAAAGGTGACTGGGCGATTATTGATAATGAGTTGCGCTCTTGGCAGTGGCGGTTGTCCACTTTTAAGGATTATCAGTGGAACCCTTCACACTATAATGTCGCCGGGCCAATCGGCCTGATTCTGAATACCGAATACGCCCCTATTGAAGAAAGGCTTGCCGCGATCAACGAGCGCTTGATCAAGGTACCCGCATATTATCAAGCCGCAGAGGCGAATATTGTTTCCCCGGCGCTACCACAAACCCTGTTGGCTATTGATCAAAATAGGGGTGCTATTGGGCTTTTAGAGGGTGGTTTACAGGAGGCGATTGAAAGTGCAGCCATATCTGAAAAAACTAAGCAGGATCTCGTGATGCACACGCAACAAGCGGTTGCGGCTATCGAACATTATGTGGAATTTTTAGAACAGATGGTACCGGCATTAGAAGCGGGTGGCGCGAAGGATTTTCGCATCGGTGAAGCGCTGTACGAGCAGAAGTTTAGCTTCGACATTGTGTCTGAGTTCAGCGCCAAACAGGTGTACGAAATGGCCTTAGCGGAAAAAGCTAAGATTCACGTGGAGATGGCCACTCTGGCCGAACAACTCTGGCCGCGCTATTTTCCCGAGCAACCAATGCCCGAGGATTCGTTGATCTTGATCGGTCGAGTGATTGAACAGGTTTCACTCGAGCACGCCAAGCCAAGTGAGTTCGTGGCTGCCGTGCAAACACAGATTCCCGCGCTTGATGCCTTCGTAGTCGAACATGATTTGATGGATACCGATAGAAATAAACCATTGGTTGTGCGCGAAACACCGGCTTATCAGCGCGGCTTTTCTATCGCCTCCATTGAGGCGCCAGGCCCCTACGACAGCGCCGCTAACACCTATTACAATGTGTCGCCGGTGGATGACTTGAGCCCTGAAATGCAGGAAAGCCATTTGCGCGAGTACAACAGCTACACCATGCAGATCTTAAATATTCACGAGGCAGTACCGGGCCACTATACACAGTTGGTGCACGCTAATAAGTCGCCGAGTTTAATTAAGGCCATATTCGGCAATGGTGCAATGATTGAGGGGTGGGCGGTATACACCGAGCGAATGATGTTGGAACAGGGCTACGGTGAAGGTCAGCCGGAACTTTGGCTAATGTATTACAAATGGAATTTGCGCACGGTGGTAAACACGATTCTCGATTACTCCATTCAAGTGCTGGGTATGGACGAGCAGGCTGCGCTGGCGCTGTTAATGAATGAGGCCTTCCAAGAAGAGGCTGAAGCGAGAGGCAAGTGGCGCCGCGCTAGCCTAAGCCAGGTGCAGCTGACCAGCTACTTTACCGGTTATAAAGAAATTTACGCTTTTCGAGAAGAGCAAAAGCAACGCTTGGGCGAGGACTTTAATTTGAAAGCTTTTCACAATGAGTTTTTAGGTTATGGCAGCGCGCCGGTGAAGGTCATCAAAGACAATATGCGCGCGCACTAA
- a CDS encoding PA4780 family RIO1-like protein kinase, producing MKVPKRLQPLVDDGLIDEVMFQLMSGKEAQVFVVRCGDQLRCAKVYKEANKRSFKQAAAYQEGRTTRNSRRARAMSKKSRYGQKEQESSWLSAEVDALYRCAEAGVRVPTPHGFVDGVLLMDLITDEEGDPAPRLDDVAFDAETAEEFHGIMMVEIVRMLCAGLVHGDLSEFNVLVEPEGPVVIDLPQAVNAAGNNNAKMMLTRDVNNMTAYFGQYNRGLLVTHYADEIWDLYEHGNLHPDSKLTGKYNKVAVEADIATMLRIIEDAKEEEESRKERKRAADDGVFD from the coding sequence ATGAAAGTACCGAAACGCCTGCAACCCCTCGTCGATGACGGCCTTATCGACGAAGTAATGTTCCAACTTATGAGCGGCAAAGAGGCGCAAGTATTTGTCGTGCGCTGCGGTGATCAATTGCGTTGTGCCAAGGTGTACAAAGAAGCAAATAAACGCAGCTTCAAGCAGGCTGCAGCCTATCAAGAGGGGCGCACGACGCGCAACAGCCGGCGAGCCCGAGCCATGAGTAAAAAAAGTCGCTATGGGCAAAAGGAACAAGAAAGTTCCTGGTTGAGCGCCGAAGTGGATGCGCTATACCGCTGCGCTGAAGCCGGTGTTCGCGTGCCTACACCGCACGGATTTGTCGATGGCGTGTTACTGATGGATTTAATTACCGATGAAGAAGGTGACCCAGCACCTCGATTAGATGATGTCGCCTTCGATGCCGAAACCGCAGAAGAGTTTCACGGTATCATGATGGTGGAAATTGTCAGAATGTTGTGCGCCGGCTTAGTACACGGTGACCTCTCGGAGTTCAACGTGCTAGTGGAACCCGAAGGCCCAGTGGTGATTGATTTACCGCAAGCCGTGAATGCCGCAGGCAACAATAACGCCAAGATGATGCTCACCCGCGACGTCAACAATATGACCGCCTATTTCGGCCAGTACAATCGCGGCCTGCTCGTAACCCACTATGCCGACGAAATTTGGGACCTATATGAGCACGGCAATCTGCACCCAGATAGCAAATTAACCGGCAAGTACAACAAGGTTGCGGTTGAGGCCGATATCGCAACCATGCTGCGCATTATCGAAGATGCCAAAGAGGAAGAAGAGAGCCGAAAAGAGCGTAAGCGCGCGGCTGATGATGGCGTATTTGATTAA
- a CDS encoding spermidine synthase, with product MDIASKIRRALNSFSSKPLCQTKDEYGDVFVFENKGLRVLSFDERFEQSTMAISTPSKPMHRYIRAMLISLAFHQPNNILHLGLGGGALLRACHKVNPLAKQTAIELRPGVKRLAEQYFLTEEFYSPQAHTTILCDNAQRYIAGQSPGRFELIFSDIYMASGMDISQKTNRYLANCAKLLTDDGWLAINYTQLPAFDDQCFTTLNQHFKTLLIASIDALNHIVLAGKKDLEKPLTAYASQVKALGEKLDVALLKEFKQLQHQQDFYNL from the coding sequence ATGGATATTGCCAGTAAAATTCGACGCGCGCTGAACAGTTTTTCCTCGAAACCCTTATGCCAAACCAAAGACGAGTATGGTGATGTTTTCGTATTTGAAAATAAGGGCCTTAGAGTACTGAGCTTTGACGAGCGCTTCGAGCAAAGCACCATGGCCATTAGTACGCCTAGCAAACCCATGCACCGCTATATTCGCGCGATGCTAATTAGTCTAGCGTTTCACCAGCCGAACAATATTCTACACCTTGGCCTTGGCGGTGGCGCATTGTTAAGGGCTTGCCATAAAGTAAATCCACTGGCAAAGCAAACCGCAATAGAACTTAGGCCTGGCGTTAAGCGCCTAGCGGAACAATACTTTTTAACGGAAGAATTTTATTCACCGCAAGCGCATACCACTATCCTGTGCGACAACGCCCAACGCTATATCGCCGGCCAAAGCCCCGGCCGGTTCGAGTTAATATTTTCAGATATTTACATGGCCAGCGGCATGGATATCTCACAGAAAACAAACCGCTACCTAGCGAACTGCGCCAAGCTGCTAACCGACGACGGCTGGCTAGCTATTAATTACACGCAGTTACCGGCCTTTGACGACCAATGTTTCACCACCCTCAACCAGCACTTTAAAACACTACTCATTGCCAGCATCGACGCTCTGAACCATATTGTGCTGGCGGGAAAAAAAGATCTTGAAAAGCCATTGACGGCTTATGCCAGCCAAGTAAAGGCACTGGGAGAAAAATTAGACGTAGCTTTACTAAAGGAGTTTAAACAACTCCAACATCAGCAAGATTTTTACAATTTATAA
- a CDS encoding glycerol-3-phosphate dehydrogenase/oxidase translates to MTSRAHLWQQLKQAEPWDMVVVGGGITGAGVALAAARQGLRVLLLEQQDYAWGTSSRSSKMVHGGLRYLAQGDINLTRHSLQEREYLIRALPGLVAPMGYYYVLGRKAPPRFAVKILLSFYDWFAGIDNHKYVSRPNLSSAVPGLNLAQVSGAYYYTDAVTDDSRLVQRVIGEAKLAGAHCLNYVKVVNFETDQSNDDPGQGVAIDVVDQCTGDALTLRAAVLVNATGAWADRLRNRVNPEVRVRPQRGSHILVTRERLAVEAALTLMHPVDGRYHFIYPWGGKTVIGTTDLDHKTDLDQEACLNAEEQNYLLLAANYAFPQAKLTCADIVSTWSGVRPIIASDNAKDPSKERRDHAVWVDGSLITVSGGKLTTFRLIALDVLAAVAKITGKCGGKAELDQLKAHYFNPLSVTVTELEGCGAPLAAQYLARYGDDAKGLIDTCVSEARQHEFAPLLDTHYSLADLRWALRYEQVVHLDDLLLRRTHLGLSLAHGAEQLFPALKILCQEELFWSEADWQLELARYQTIVKKYYSTAAIDEL, encoded by the coding sequence TTGACCTCTAGAGCGCATTTATGGCAGCAGCTAAAGCAAGCTGAACCCTGGGACATGGTTGTTGTGGGTGGCGGTATTACCGGTGCCGGTGTTGCACTGGCCGCTGCGCGTCAGGGCTTGCGTGTGCTTTTGTTGGAGCAACAAGATTATGCGTGGGGCACGTCGAGTCGATCCTCAAAAATGGTGCATGGTGGTTTGCGCTATCTCGCCCAGGGCGATATCAATTTAACCCGACATTCGCTTCAGGAGCGGGAGTACTTGATTCGCGCGCTACCCGGCTTGGTAGCGCCTATGGGTTACTACTATGTGCTGGGTAGAAAGGCGCCGCCGCGCTTTGCCGTGAAAATTCTGCTTTCTTTTTACGACTGGTTTGCCGGTATTGATAATCATAAGTATGTTAGCCGGCCGAACTTAAGCAGCGCCGTACCCGGGTTGAATCTTGCGCAGGTAAGTGGCGCCTATTATTACACCGATGCAGTGACAGACGACAGTAGACTGGTGCAACGGGTGATTGGCGAAGCCAAATTAGCCGGTGCGCACTGCTTGAATTACGTAAAAGTTGTCAATTTCGAAACAGACCAAAGCAATGACGACCCAGGCCAAGGCGTTGCAATCGATGTTGTCGATCAATGCACCGGCGACGCTTTAACGCTTCGCGCAGCAGTATTAGTGAACGCCACTGGTGCGTGGGCCGACAGGCTGCGCAATCGAGTAAACCCAGAAGTGCGTGTTAGGCCGCAGCGCGGCAGTCATATTTTGGTCACTCGCGAGCGCTTGGCGGTTGAGGCTGCGCTTACGCTAATGCATCCTGTGGATGGTCGTTACCATTTTATTTACCCTTGGGGTGGTAAAACCGTTATCGGGACAACCGATCTCGACCACAAAACCGATCTCGATCAAGAGGCTTGTTTGAATGCCGAGGAGCAAAATTATTTGTTGCTCGCTGCCAACTACGCCTTTCCACAGGCCAAACTTACCTGTGCGGATATTGTGTCCACTTGGTCTGGCGTGCGCCCGATTATCGCGTCCGATAATGCCAAAGATCCCTCTAAGGAGCGGCGCGATCACGCGGTTTGGGTCGATGGGTCGCTAATAACCGTGAGCGGCGGAAAACTAACCACATTTCGATTGATTGCCTTAGACGTGTTAGCCGCAGTAGCCAAAATCACGGGTAAATGTGGCGGCAAAGCCGAGTTGGATCAGTTGAAAGCTCATTATTTTAATCCGTTGTCGGTCACCGTGACTGAGCTGGAGGGCTGCGGTGCACCACTCGCAGCTCAGTATCTCGCACGCTATGGCGATGACGCCAAAGGTTTGATCGACACTTGCGTGAGTGAAGCGCGCCAGCATGAGTTTGCGCCGCTCTTGGATACGCACTATAGCTTGGCCGATTTGCGCTGGGCCTTGCGGTATGAGCAGGTTGTGCATTTGGACGACCTACTACTGCGTAGAACGCACCTAGGTTTATCCCTCGCTCATGGTGCCGAACAGCTGTTTCCCGCGCTAAAAATCTTGTGCCAAGAAGAGCTGTTTTGGTCCGAGGCGGATTGGCAGCTCGAGCTAGCGCGCTACCAAACTATTGTAAAAAAATATTACAGCACCGCTGCGATCGATGAGTTATAG
- a CDS encoding DUF748 domain-containing protein: protein MDKVKLTAICRKIFLAYLTYVAVCLALILPALNMTLTQVYQQFTGRQLDYQLVGFNPFSLSVFAYGLRDTNPDGSTLWAMDRLIINPSLVHSLWRGAIGIDEVRLLGLTVQPEKLAQDSFNFSDILEHSEARIASEPARARTEANFTLPRIWIGEFELKASLLQYTESHREKPFSAGLRDFHFSLQDFSTLSEQGDGYSLRAESAQGGVLAWQGDVSASGAKTWGHFSLSQFKLLPIWQFMEPALQFTLNSGTFSIQGEYELDWNNGFKWQVTNTHAALENIDLSQKLASTLAGQTPSKVRWQSFDADIARIDSQEKIAALTSLSLNNFQLSSWHESSRLGLVDMFAIDTSPNENNRTNSEPINTDQATPETANDWQVSVEKSAVNNANLSWLVPELDRRRINLSAINVVIENLSNSTNEAQLHAKMTLDKTAKLAIDGSFTPLTQSANLTASLDNFPLNWANPIVAQQANAQLASGELGTSVQVVIANAEPHQVTAAVTIDNFNAVDQKNASIASIKKLTAPMIEINPRDHTLRIDNINVENLSTEVAIAADGSTNFNHLIKTGANRSHAEATTEVNTESSIGTNTETITEINTETVTKTNTEKPPAASPYQWQVDRINLHDATIKFTDETPLSTFSTRIESFSGQILNINSNAQQALSVDLKGQVDGYAPVTLAGKAKPFLADPAMNLALEFKSIDLGLFNPYSTTFTGWKIEKGLLNVKLDYQLEDKRIVGKNRVVLDQLSLGERIDSRRLVDIPLRLALALLTDENGVADLQVPVSGTTDDPSFSIGAIVWAAVRNSIMKVVTAPFNLLASLVGSDEDLGEVAFELHQAWLTDDAKSSLADLKSALDQRPQLRLGVTGEVNLKTEALPYKQMALDAKFTAQGLSASDIEGLSAAWRKVALTLLTGPKVADLDSLSNAQLLDRLLSAQATPLAELEQLANARSIAVKQYLLTSLNLDAERVFIQTNTLQCKKKLSCSKARVKFTIE from the coding sequence ATGGACAAGGTAAAACTTACCGCAATCTGCCGTAAAATCTTTCTCGCCTACCTAACCTATGTCGCCGTTTGCTTAGCGCTGATTCTGCCAGCGCTCAATATGACCTTAACTCAGGTCTATCAGCAATTTACCGGCCGGCAACTAGACTACCAGCTAGTGGGCTTCAATCCATTTTCGCTGTCTGTGTTTGCCTACGGCTTGCGCGATACCAACCCCGATGGTAGCACCCTGTGGGCGATGGATAGATTAATCATCAACCCCTCGCTAGTGCACAGCCTATGGCGCGGCGCCATCGGTATCGACGAGGTGCGCCTGCTCGGCCTAACAGTGCAACCCGAAAAGCTCGCTCAGGATAGCTTTAACTTTTCCGATATCCTCGAACATTCAGAGGCCCGCATTGCATCTGAGCCAGCGCGTGCACGCACCGAGGCCAACTTCACTTTACCGAGAATCTGGATCGGCGAGTTCGAGTTGAAAGCGAGCCTGCTGCAATACACCGAGAGCCATAGGGAAAAACCTTTTAGCGCAGGGCTGAGAGATTTCCACTTTAGCCTGCAAGATTTTTCCACGTTAAGCGAGCAAGGCGACGGCTATAGTTTGCGCGCAGAAAGTGCACAAGGCGGAGTACTGGCGTGGCAAGGCGACGTCTCTGCATCAGGCGCGAAAACCTGGGGGCACTTCTCCCTCTCGCAGTTCAAGCTGCTGCCCATTTGGCAGTTTATGGAACCGGCATTACAGTTCACCCTAAACAGCGGCACATTTTCCATTCAAGGTGAATACGAACTGGATTGGAACAATGGCTTCAAATGGCAAGTTACCAACACCCATGCAGCCCTAGAAAACATCGATTTAAGCCAAAAACTGGCCAGCACCCTTGCTGGCCAAACACCAAGCAAAGTGCGATGGCAGAGTTTTGATGCCGACATAGCCCGCATCGACAGCCAAGAAAAAATTGCCGCCCTAACATCCCTCTCACTAAACAATTTTCAACTCTCGAGCTGGCACGAAAGCTCACGCCTCGGGCTGGTCGATATGTTTGCCATTGATACCAGCCCCAATGAAAATAATCGCACGAATAGCGAACCCATAAATACGGATCAGGCCACCCCTGAAACAGCAAATGATTGGCAAGTATCGGTCGAAAAATCGGCCGTAAACAACGCTAACCTAAGCTGGCTAGTGCCAGAATTAGATCGTAGGCGCATCAATCTATCTGCCATCAATGTTGTCATTGAAAACCTCAGCAATAGCACCAATGAAGCACAGCTACACGCTAAGATGACCCTGGATAAAACCGCCAAGCTCGCCATCGATGGCTCATTTACCCCACTCACCCAATCGGCCAACCTAACGGCAAGCCTAGACAATTTTCCACTAAACTGGGCCAACCCCATCGTCGCCCAGCAGGCAAATGCCCAGCTCGCCTCAGGCGAGCTGGGCACAAGCGTTCAAGTCGTTATTGCGAACGCAGAGCCCCACCAGGTTACTGCGGCCGTCACCATCGATAACTTCAATGCGGTTGATCAAAAGAATGCCTCTATTGCCAGCATAAAAAAATTAACTGCGCCAATGATCGAGATTAATCCGCGCGATCACACCTTGCGCATCGACAATATCAACGTTGAAAATCTCAGCACAGAAGTGGCAATAGCCGCAGATGGCAGCACCAACTTCAATCATTTAATAAAAACTGGCGCTAACCGGTCGCACGCAGAGGCAACCACAGAAGTAAATACCGAATCGTCCATTGGCACCAACACAGAAACAATTACAGAAATAAATACCGAAACTGTCACAAAAACAAACACAGAAAAGCCACCCGCCGCCAGCCCCTATCAATGGCAAGTCGACAGAATTAACTTGCACGACGCGACGATAAAATTTACTGACGAGACACCTCTCTCCACCTTCAGCACACGGATTGAATCCTTTAGCGGCCAGATCCTAAACATCAACAGCAATGCTCAGCAAGCATTAAGTGTCGATCTAAAAGGCCAAGTAGATGGCTATGCGCCTGTGACACTGGCAGGCAAGGCAAAACCCTTTTTAGCCGACCCCGCCATGAATCTCGCACTCGAATTTAAATCCATCGACCTCGGCCTATTTAACCCCTATTCCACGACGTTCACCGGCTGGAAAATTGAAAAGGGCTTGCTTAACGTCAAGCTAGATTATCAACTGGAAGATAAGCGTATCGTCGGTAAGAACCGCGTTGTCTTGGATCAACTCAGCTTGGGTGAACGGATAGATTCCCGCCGACTAGTGGATATCCCCTTGCGCCTCGCGCTAGCGCTTCTCACCGACGAAAACGGGGTTGCAGATTTGCAAGTACCGGTTTCCGGGACCACGGACGACCCCTCTTTTAGTATCGGCGCCATCGTGTGGGCGGCGGTACGTAACAGCATTATGAAGGTTGTTACGGCGCCCTTTAACCTATTGGCTTCCTTAGTGGGCAGTGACGAAGATCTGGGCGAAGTCGCGTTTGAGCTGCACCAGGCGTGGCTTACGGATGACGCGAAATCGAGCCTTGCCGATTTAAAGTCGGCCTTAGACCAACGCCCGCAATTGCGCCTAGGCGTTACCGGTGAGGTAAACCTGAAAACCGAAGCCCTGCCCTATAAACAAATGGCGTTGGACGCAAAATTCACAGCTCAAGGCCTGTCCGCGTCTGATATCGAAGGGCTGAGCGCAGCTTGGCGCAAGGTCGCCCTCACACTATTAACAGGGCCAAAAGTAGCCGATCTCGATAGCCTATCGAACGCACAATTATTGGACCGGCTCCTGTCGGCACAAGCCACTCCCCTAGCCGAGCTCGAGCAGCTAGCCAACGCGCGATCTATCGCGGTGAAACAGTACTTGCTGACGAGTCTCAACCTAGATGCCGAGCGGGTATTTATTCAAACCAACACATTGCAGTGCAAGAAAAAGCTGAGCTGCAGCAAAGCCAGAGTTAAGTTCACCATTGAGTAA
- a CDS encoding ATP-dependent zinc protease family protein, whose product MLSLVFFSGFVQANEKSPKMVLGWLESTRLMSSGMRIKTKLDPGAKTSSIQATNLKYITRGKDTYVAFDFTDENLDTGKSETHRLEGKLMREVVIKRHGAKNVTRPVVAMEFCLYHQVYKAEFSLANRGKFNYSILLGRSFLSKVALVDSSEIFLSKPYCEGNSFIQDALE is encoded by the coding sequence ATGTTAAGTCTTGTATTCTTCTCAGGTTTCGTTCAGGCAAATGAGAAGTCGCCAAAAATGGTATTGGGTTGGTTGGAGTCAACGCGGTTGATGTCATCAGGTATGCGCATTAAAACCAAGCTAGACCCAGGCGCAAAAACATCGTCCATACAAGCGACTAACCTAAAATATATTACCCGAGGTAAGGATACCTATGTGGCTTTTGATTTTACCGATGAGAATTTAGATACCGGAAAATCCGAAACCCATCGCTTGGAAGGCAAGCTTATGCGGGAAGTGGTGATTAAGCGCCATGGTGCTAAGAATGTGACACGGCCAGTGGTGGCGATGGAGTTTTGTTTGTATCACCAAGTTTATAAAGCCGAGTTTAGTTTGGCCAACAGAGGTAAATTTAATTATTCCATTTTGCTGGGGCGATCTTTCTTGTCGAAAGTTGCGTTAGTGGATTCCTCAGAGATATTTTTAAGCAAGCCCTACTGCGAAGGAAATTCTTTTATTCAGGATGCGTTGGAATAA